Proteins encoded by one window of Fundidesulfovibrio magnetotacticus:
- a CDS encoding arsenate reductase ArsC encodes MQPKTRVLFLCTGNSCRSQMAEGFARALRPHDIEAFSAGVVRHGLNPLAVRTMAEAGVDISGQASKTVEELPMQEFDVIVTLCGHANENCPYFPGKARRVHAGFDDPPALARDARTEEEALGHYRRVRDEIKAFVLGFPGASAGGGGTD; translated from the coding sequence ATGCAGCCCAAGACAAGAGTGCTCTTCCTGTGCACGGGCAACTCCTGCCGCAGCCAGATGGCCGAGGGCTTCGCCCGCGCGCTCCGGCCCCACGACATCGAGGCCTTTTCGGCCGGGGTGGTGAGACACGGCCTCAACCCCCTGGCCGTGCGGACCATGGCCGAGGCCGGGGTGGACATCTCCGGGCAGGCCTCCAAGACCGTGGAGGAGCTGCCCATGCAGGAGTTCGACGTGATCGTCACCCTCTGCGGCCACGCCAACGAGAACTGCCCTTACTTCCCCGGCAAGGCCCGGCGCGTCCACGCGGGCTTCGACGACCCCCCCGCCCTGGCCCGGGACGCCAGGACCGAGGAGGAGGCCCTTGGCCACTACCGCCGCGTGCGCGACGAAATCAAAGCGTTCGTGCTGGGCTTTCCCGGAGCGAGCGCCGGGGGCGGCGGCACGGACTGA
- a CDS encoding LysR family transcriptional regulator → MELRDLKTFVAVAGLLSFNRAGEALHAAQSTVSARIAAIEADLGVKLFERLGRRVALTEAGERLKDYARKILDLEDEARAWVSGEAEARGALTVRVPESLCACRMGGVIRRFRERFPNVRLSFTACTLEGLEKDLRQGVTDLAFLMADSIRAGDLVVELLGVERLLLVSAPGHRLAALGQVGAEDLRGETLVLSTADCSYRRMFEGLLSEKGVETAAGVAFSSAAALRGCIMDGVGVSLLPELAVRADLEAGRLAALDWRGGELETAVLMIRHKDKWLSPPLAAFMDMVRETLMQGAPAPTKPLLERLFNPEASPGGEGRCC, encoded by the coding sequence ATGGAATTGCGCGATCTGAAAACCTTCGTGGCCGTGGCCGGCCTTCTGAGCTTCAACCGGGCGGGCGAGGCGCTGCACGCGGCCCAGTCCACGGTGTCGGCGCGCATCGCGGCCATCGAGGCTGATCTGGGCGTGAAGCTCTTCGAGCGCCTGGGCAGGCGGGTGGCGCTCACCGAAGCCGGGGAGCGCCTGAAGGACTACGCCCGCAAGATACTGGACCTGGAGGACGAGGCCAGGGCCTGGGTGTCCGGGGAGGCCGAGGCCCGGGGTGCGCTTACGGTGCGCGTGCCCGAGTCCCTGTGCGCCTGCCGGATGGGCGGGGTGATCCGGCGCTTCCGGGAGCGCTTCCCCAACGTGCGGCTGAGCTTCACGGCCTGCACCCTGGAGGGCCTGGAAAAGGACCTGCGCCAGGGCGTGACGGACCTGGCCTTCCTCATGGCCGATTCCATCCGGGCGGGCGACCTGGTGGTGGAGCTTCTGGGCGTGGAGCGACTCCTGCTGGTGTCCGCCCCGGGGCACCGGCTGGCGGCGCTTGGGCAGGTGGGGGCGGAGGACCTGCGGGGCGAGACGCTGGTGCTCTCCACGGCGGACTGCTCCTACCGCAGGATGTTCGAGGGGCTGCTCTCGGAGAAGGGCGTGGAGACCGCCGCCGGGGTGGCCTTTTCCAGCGCGGCGGCCCTGCGCGGGTGCATCATGGACGGGGTGGGCGTGAGCCTCCTGCCCGAGCTGGCCGTGCGCGCGGACCTGGAGGCGGGACGCCTGGCCGCGCTGGACTGGCGCGGCGGCGAATTGGAGACGGCCGTGCTGATGATCCGCCACAAGGACAAGTGGCTCTCGCCCCCGCTGGCCGCGTTCATGGACATGGTGCGCGAGACGCTCATGCAGGGCGCGCCAGCGCCCACGAAGCCGCTGCTGGAGCGTCTGTTCAACCCGGAGGCGTCGCCGGGCGGGGAGGGGCGCTGCTGCTGA
- a CDS encoding C-GCAxxG-C-C family protein produces MDKAQVERRAYELFQGGLICSEAIYAAVLEGSGKAPAEIATGVATPFGGGVGRSREEMCGALAGGLVALGALRGRAGAGCDWDDVADKAADFRERVLALTGRTSCKEVLAALGPQENMEKCKRYTASAAGILYELLEDARPAGAPRTCGCCAAGN; encoded by the coding sequence ATGGACAAGGCACAAGTGGAACGCAGGGCCTACGAGCTCTTCCAGGGCGGACTCATCTGCTCGGAGGCGATCTACGCGGCGGTGCTGGAGGGCTCGGGCAAGGCTCCGGCGGAGATCGCGACGGGCGTGGCCACGCCCTTCGGCGGCGGCGTGGGCCGCAGCCGCGAGGAGATGTGCGGCGCGCTGGCCGGGGGCCTGGTGGCCCTGGGGGCGCTCAGGGGACGCGCCGGGGCGGGCTGCGACTGGGACGACGTGGCGGACAAGGCCGCCGACTTCCGCGAGCGCGTGCTCGCCCTCACCGGCCGCACCAGCTGCAAGGAAGTGCTGGCCGCCCTGGGCCCCCAGGAAAACATGGAGAAATGCAAGCGCTACACCGCCAGCGCGGCCGGCATCCTGTACGAACTGTTGGAAGACGCCCGCCCCGCCGGAGCCCCCAGGACATGCGGCTGCTGCGCCGCCGGAAACTGA
- a CDS encoding putative zinc-binding protein encodes MSCNQKTPCAEATSLREKEYETVYIRKPAGVCQLCEDFSARESVKPVAVMCCEGSCLRGEIARRASNILCHSLLPGKTVRVCLGGAFTKDTGQRALVRNAPLVIAMEGCFLKCATRMMQGVLEGLEPEVVVADSLIDFNRDLFSVDEMPEEEIARHARDVAAEMAARLEEQAPAAARAACSACS; translated from the coding sequence ATGAGCTGCAATCAGAAGACCCCCTGCGCCGAGGCCACCAGTCTCCGCGAGAAGGAATACGAGACCGTCTACATCCGCAAGCCCGCGGGCGTCTGCCAGCTGTGCGAGGACTTCTCCGCGCGCGAATCGGTGAAGCCCGTGGCGGTGATGTGCTGCGAGGGCTCCTGCCTGCGCGGCGAGATCGCCCGGCGTGCCTCCAACATTCTCTGCCACTCCCTGCTGCCCGGGAAGACCGTGCGCGTCTGCCTGGGCGGGGCCTTCACCAAGGACACCGGCCAGCGCGCCCTGGTGCGCAACGCCCCCCTGGTGATCGCCATGGAGGGCTGCTTCCTGAAGTGCGCCACGCGCATGATGCAGGGCGTGCTGGAGGGTCTGGAGCCCGAGGTGGTGGTGGCCGACAGCCTCATCGACTTCAACCGCGACCTCTTCAGCGTGGACGAGATGCCCGAGGAGGAGATCGCCCGGCACGCCCGCGACGTGGCCGCAGAGATGGCCGCGCGGCTGGAGGAGCAAGCCCCGGCAGCCGCCCGGGCCGCCTGCTCCGCCTGCTCCTGA
- the arsM gene encoding arsenite methyltransferase, whose protein sequence is MHATDAGIIRTTIRERYARTARGAVPGDGTAGGSTASGSSAGGSKAGCCESGCCGSTDPAQARDLALKVGYTPKELQDMPEGANMGLGCGNPQAIAALRPGETVVDLGSGGGFDCFLAARQVGDAGHVIGVDMTPEMVEKARRNARSIGCANVSFRLGEIEHLPVADGEADVVISNCVVNLSTDKARVFREAFRVLRPGGRIAMTDIVALADMPGDIRRDVRLHAECVAGAETVGRLEAMLADAGFAGACVRPSPGSAEKLAAMFPNVDLKGLVASAVIEAVKR, encoded by the coding sequence ATGCACGCTACGGACGCCGGAATCATCAGGACCACCATACGCGAGCGCTACGCGCGAACCGCCCGGGGGGCGGTTCCGGGAGACGGAACGGCCGGGGGCTCCACGGCCAGCGGCTCCTCGGCCGGGGGCTCCAAAGCCGGATGCTGCGAGAGCGGATGCTGCGGTTCCACGGACCCAGCCCAGGCCCGGGACCTGGCCCTGAAGGTGGGCTACACGCCCAAGGAACTCCAGGACATGCCCGAGGGGGCCAACATGGGCCTCGGCTGCGGCAACCCCCAGGCCATCGCGGCGCTCAGGCCCGGCGAGACGGTGGTGGACCTGGGCAGCGGCGGCGGCTTCGACTGCTTCCTGGCCGCCCGCCAGGTGGGGGACGCGGGGCATGTGATCGGCGTGGACATGACGCCGGAGATGGTCGAAAAGGCGAGAAGGAATGCGCGCTCCATCGGGTGCGCCAACGTGAGCTTCCGGCTGGGCGAGATCGAGCACCTGCCCGTGGCCGACGGCGAGGCCGACGTGGTGATCTCCAACTGCGTGGTGAACCTGAGCACGGACAAGGCCCGGGTGTTCCGGGAGGCCTTCCGCGTGCTCAGGCCCGGCGGACGCATCGCCATGACGGACATCGTGGCCCTGGCGGACATGCCCGGGGACATCCGCCGGGACGTGCGGCTCCACGCCGAGTGCGTGGCCGGGGCGGAAACCGTGGGCAGGCTCGAGGCCATGCTGGCGGACGCGGGCTTCGCCGGGGCGTGCGTGCGCCCAAGCCCGGGGAGCGCGGAGAAGCTGGCGGCCATGTTCCCCAACGTCGACCTGAAGGGGCTCGTGGCCTCGGCGGTCATCGAAGCGGTCAAACGGTAG
- the sigZ gene encoding RNA polymerase sigma factor SigZ translates to MRQGLEAAWRGHREELKAFILRRVKSPAETEDILQDVFLKMIRSLQGEMRIAQPRAWLYAIARNAVTDHFRARRPTAPLPDDLAALPGEGGVPLREMAACMAPMLAALPPGLREAVALADLQGLPRKEAAQRLGISLAALKARVVRGRARLRRMIEACCRLELDARGSVVDYEPRESDCPICSRPGAGDPAS, encoded by the coding sequence ATGCGGCAAGGTCTCGAAGCGGCTTGGCGCGGACACAGGGAGGAGCTGAAGGCCTTCATCCTGCGCCGGGTGAAGTCTCCTGCCGAGACGGAGGACATCCTCCAGGACGTGTTCCTGAAGATGATCCGCTCCCTGCAGGGCGAAATGCGCATCGCGCAGCCCCGCGCGTGGCTCTACGCCATCGCGCGAAACGCCGTGACGGACCATTTCCGGGCCAGACGCCCCACGGCCCCGCTCCCGGACGATCTGGCCGCCCTCCCCGGGGAGGGCGGCGTCCCCCTCCGGGAGATGGCGGCCTGCATGGCCCCCATGCTCGCGGCCCTGCCACCCGGTCTGCGCGAGGCCGTCGCCCTGGCCGACCTGCAGGGACTGCCCCGGAAGGAGGCCGCCCAGCGCCTGGGCATCTCCCTGGCGGCCTTGAAGGCGCGCGTGGTGCGCGGCAGAGCCCGGCTGCGCCGCATGATCGAGGCGTGCTGCCGCCTGGAGCTGGACGCGCGCGGCTCGGTCGTGGACTATGAGCCCAGGGAGTCAGACTGCCCCATCTGCTCCCGGCCGGGCGCGGGCGATCCAGCCTCTTGA
- a CDS encoding radical SAM/SPASM family putative metalloenzyme maturase, with translation MNELPAPSAARALAPAPSRLFVEVTSRCNLRCAMCVKHSCAERAPEGDMSPETFEALVPAFPHLEALVLNGVGEPLLHPLLERFVRRAKALMPAGSWVGFQTNGHLLDAERALALAGAGLDKVFLSVDAASPERFSSVRGGGSLGRVERALEALAEANARMPGRAVEVGAEFVLMRDTLRELPAVTAWLAERGVTRLVVSHILPYGEALADQPVFAASPERSVRFHAEWAARAKREGIDTARYFDVLWKYRKSPEEERIVEFVTEMTGTAMREDIPFHVVNLFSGEDLTEAERVFAQARETAWERGMSLALPPLRPRTRRPCQAVEQGGTFVAWDGRVAPCHFLWRAFECHFYGRRKQVVPRHFGHLPGVSLLEAWNGQAYREFRARAARGGFPHCPSCNVYPCEDIETTDLENDCYGEPVPCGDCLWSMGLLQCMGQELPGNP, from the coding sequence GTGAACGAACTCCCCGCGCCCTCCGCCGCACGCGCGCTCGCCCCAGCCCCCTCGCGCCTCTTCGTCGAGGTCACCTCCCGCTGCAACCTGCGCTGCGCCATGTGCGTCAAGCATTCCTGCGCGGAGAGAGCCCCCGAGGGCGACATGTCCCCGGAGACCTTCGAGGCCCTCGTCCCGGCGTTCCCGCATCTGGAGGCCCTGGTGCTCAACGGCGTGGGGGAGCCGCTGCTGCACCCGCTCCTGGAGCGCTTCGTGCGCCGCGCCAAGGCGCTCATGCCCGCCGGGAGCTGGGTGGGCTTCCAGACCAACGGCCACCTTCTGGACGCAGAGCGCGCCCTGGCCCTGGCCGGGGCCGGGCTGGACAAGGTGTTCCTCTCCGTGGACGCCGCCTCCCCGGAGCGGTTCAGCAGCGTCCGGGGCGGGGGCAGCCTGGGCCGGGTGGAACGCGCCTTGGAGGCCCTGGCCGAGGCCAACGCCCGCATGCCGGGCCGCGCCGTCGAGGTGGGCGCGGAGTTCGTGCTCATGCGCGACACCCTGCGGGAGCTTCCGGCCGTGACGGCCTGGCTGGCCGAGCGGGGGGTGACGCGGCTGGTGGTCTCGCACATCCTGCCCTACGGCGAGGCCCTGGCGGACCAGCCTGTGTTCGCAGCCTCCCCGGAGCGCTCGGTGCGCTTCCACGCGGAGTGGGCCGCGCGGGCGAAACGGGAGGGCATCGACACGGCGCGCTACTTCGATGTGCTCTGGAAATACCGCAAGAGCCCCGAGGAAGAGCGCATCGTGGAGTTCGTCACGGAGATGACCGGCACGGCCATGCGCGAGGACATCCCCTTCCACGTGGTCAACCTTTTCTCGGGCGAGGATCTGACTGAGGCCGAACGCGTTTTCGCCCAGGCCCGGGAAACGGCCTGGGAGCGCGGGATGTCCCTGGCGCTGCCGCCGCTTCGGCCCCGGACCCGCCGCCCCTGCCAGGCCGTGGAGCAGGGTGGGACCTTCGTGGCCTGGGACGGCCGGGTGGCCCCCTGCCACTTCCTGTGGCGCGCCTTCGAGTGCCACTTCTACGGCCGCCGCAAGCAGGTGGTCCCCCGGCATTTCGGCCATCTGCCCGGAGTCTCCCTCCTGGAGGCCTGGAACGGCCAAGCTTACCGGGAGTTCCGGGCCAGGGCCGCCAGGGGCGGGTTCCCCCACTGCCCCAGCTGCAACGTCTACCCCTGCGAGGACATCGAGACCACCGACCTCGAAAACGACTGCTACGGCGAGCCCGTCCCCTGCGGCGACTGCCTCTGGAGCATGGGCCTGCTCCAGTGCATGGGGCAGGAACTGCCCGGGAATCCCTGA
- a CDS encoding ArsR/SmtB family transcription factor, producing the protein MKSFPSLFKALSDETRLRIVHLLADGELCVCDLTHALEMPQSTISRHLAHLKNAGLVSDRRHKTWAFYRLADDAPPLAREIVDTLTRHMKTVEPARKDLAALGKYRCCPDRNCEQPPKRGGRS; encoded by the coding sequence ATGAAGTCCTTTCCCAGCCTCTTCAAGGCCTTGAGCGACGAAACACGCCTGCGCATCGTCCACCTCCTAGCCGACGGCGAACTGTGCGTCTGCGACCTGACCCATGCCCTTGAAATGCCCCAGTCCACCATTTCCCGCCACCTGGCGCACCTGAAGAATGCCGGGCTGGTCAGCGACCGCCGCCACAAGACGTGGGCCTTCTACCGGCTCGCGGACGACGCGCCGCCACTTGCCCGCGAGATCGTGGACACCCTGACGCGACATATGAAGACCGTCGAACCGGCACGCAAGGATCTCGCCGCGCTGGGCAAGTACCGTTGCTGTCCGGACCGCAATTGCGAACAACCACCTAAACGCGGGGGGAGGTCATGA